A genomic segment from Bradyrhizobium sp. ISRA430 encodes:
- a CDS encoding DUF3617 family protein: MTRQLALLGSAVCLVLSAGAACADDLPTRKAGLWEMKMVSAGSPIPEMTMQHCTDETVDKEMSNNLSPMAKQLCSKQDIKKTATGYVSDSECSVAGVTTTAHAEVSGDFNSAYTVKTSSHAQGGVAGVAGRDSTMTIEAKWLGACKPDQKPGDIVMPGGFKMNMRDADKLKNLLPK; the protein is encoded by the coding sequence ATGACGCGGCAGCTTGCTTTGCTTGGTTCGGCCGTTTGCCTCGTGTTGTCGGCAGGCGCCGCCTGTGCGGACGATCTGCCGACGCGCAAGGCCGGCCTGTGGGAGATGAAGATGGTCAGTGCCGGCTCGCCGATACCGGAAATGACCATGCAGCACTGCACCGACGAGACCGTCGACAAGGAGATGAGCAACAACCTCTCCCCGATGGCCAAGCAGCTCTGCTCCAAGCAGGACATCAAGAAGACGGCGACCGGATATGTCAGCGATTCCGAATGCAGCGTCGCCGGCGTGACCACGACCGCGCATGCCGAGGTATCAGGCGATTTCAATTCGGCCTACACGGTGAAGACTTCGTCGCACGCGCAAGGTGGTGTGGCCGGCGTGGCGGGGCGCGATTCCACGATGACGATCGAAGCCAAGTGGCTCGGGGCCTGCAAGCCGGATCAGAAGCCCGGCGACATCGTAATGCCCGGCGGCTTCAAGATGAACATGCGCGACGCCGACAAGCTGAAGAACCTGCTGCCGAAGTAG
- a CDS encoding ATP-binding protein gives MSTIDTGLTLLRSAAGRVSAANGWMGNAFKGWMPTGLYARALLIMIVPMVVLQSVVAFVFMERHWNTVTRRLSAAVVQDIAALIDVYKGYPQDKDRDQIRRIAQQRLGLVVDFLPAGDMPPPGPKPFFSLLDQTLSVQLGRQIGRSFWIDTVGRSNLVEIRIQLDDAVMRVFAQRSAAYASNSEIFLFWMVGTSSILLIVAVLFLRNQIRPILRLADAAESFGKGREAPNFRPRGAREVRRAAVAFLEMKSRIERAMEQRTAMLAGVSHDLRTILTRFKLELALIGDSPELEGMRKDVDEMSMMLEDYLAFARGDSGEQAQPTDMAQALEELRSDAERHGHTATVTFHGLPVVTVKPASFKRCLANLVTNAARYGKTIAIAGQRDHRYLTVTVDDDGPGIPLHLREEVFKPFLRLDNARNQDEGGTGLGLAIARDIARSHGGDITLGDSPMGGLRASVRIPV, from the coding sequence ATGAGCACGATCGATACCGGGCTGACGCTGCTAAGGAGCGCCGCCGGCCGCGTCTCCGCCGCCAATGGCTGGATGGGCAACGCGTTCAAGGGCTGGATGCCGACCGGCCTCTACGCCCGCGCACTGCTCATCATGATCGTGCCGATGGTGGTGCTGCAATCGGTCGTCGCCTTCGTGTTCATGGAGCGTCACTGGAACACGGTGACGCGAAGGCTGTCCGCTGCGGTGGTGCAGGACATCGCCGCCCTGATCGACGTCTACAAGGGCTATCCGCAGGACAAGGACCGCGACCAGATCCGCCGCATCGCGCAGCAGCGCTTGGGGCTGGTGGTGGATTTCCTGCCTGCCGGCGATATGCCGCCGCCGGGACCGAAACCGTTCTTCTCGCTGCTCGACCAGACGCTCTCGGTGCAGCTCGGCCGCCAGATCGGGCGCTCGTTCTGGATCGATACCGTCGGTCGCTCCAACCTCGTCGAGATCCGCATTCAGCTCGACGACGCCGTGATGCGGGTGTTCGCACAGCGCAGCGCCGCCTATGCCTCGAACTCGGAGATCTTCCTGTTCTGGATGGTCGGCACGTCCTCGATCTTGCTGATCGTCGCGGTGCTGTTCCTGCGCAACCAGATCAGGCCGATCCTGCGCCTTGCCGACGCCGCCGAAAGTTTTGGCAAAGGCCGCGAGGCACCGAATTTCAGACCGCGCGGCGCGCGCGAGGTGCGGCGCGCCGCCGTTGCCTTCCTAGAGATGAAATCGCGCATCGAGCGCGCGATGGAGCAGCGCACCGCGATGCTGGCCGGCGTCAGCCACGACCTGCGCACGATCTTGACCCGCTTCAAGCTCGAGCTGGCGCTGATCGGCGACAGCCCCGAGCTCGAGGGCATGCGCAAGGACGTCGACGAGATGTCGATGATGCTGGAAGACTACCTTGCCTTTGCCCGCGGCGATTCCGGTGAGCAGGCGCAACCGACCGACATGGCGCAGGCGCTCGAAGAGCTGCGCAGCGACGCCGAACGCCACGGCCACACCGCGACCGTGACGTTCCACGGACTGCCGGTGGTGACGGTGAAGCCGGCCTCGTTCAAGCGCTGCCTCGCCAACCTCGTCACCAACGCGGCCCGCTACGGCAAGACCATCGCCATCGCCGGCCAGCGCGATCACCGTTACTTGACCGTCACGGTCGATGACGACGGACCGGGCATTCCACTCCATCTGCGCGAAGAGGTGTTTAAGCCGTTCCTGCGCCTGGACAATGCCCGCAACCAGGACGAAGGCGGCACGGGCCTTGGCCTTGCGATCGCCCGCGATATCGCCCGCTCCCATGGCGGCGACATTACGCTCGGCGACAGCCCGATGGGCGGCTTGCGGGCGAGCGTGCGGATACCGGTGTAG
- a CDS encoding MarR family transcriptional regulator, translated as MPDINFATSSHDAAEPRPAASDGGNLRWDIIELLFFAYRDFVGDPDQELEAFGFGRAHHRVMHFVYRYPGLKVADLLDVLRITKQSLGRVLKQLLDEGYIVQKTGDNDRRQRLLYATPKGEALVQKLAGLQTTRITKALAEMGPQDAETVKRFLRAMIDRDDPDKVLETIFASGNPDAKE; from the coding sequence ATGCCTGACATAAATTTCGCGACATCCTCTCATGACGCCGCCGAGCCCAGGCCGGCCGCGTCCGATGGAGGCAATTTGCGCTGGGATATCATCGAGCTCCTGTTCTTCGCCTATCGCGATTTCGTCGGTGATCCCGACCAGGAGCTGGAGGCTTTCGGCTTCGGCCGGGCGCATCACCGGGTCATGCACTTCGTCTACCGCTACCCCGGCCTGAAGGTCGCCGACCTCCTGGACGTCCTGCGCATCACCAAGCAGTCGCTCGGCCGCGTGCTCAAGCAGCTCCTGGACGAGGGCTACATCGTGCAGAAGACCGGAGACAACGACCGCCGCCAGCGCCTGCTATATGCGACGCCAAAGGGCGAGGCGCTGGTGCAGAAGCTCGCCGGGCTCCAGACCACGCGGATCACCAAGGCGCTCGCCGAAATGGGCCCGCAGGATGCGGAGACCGTCAAGCGCTTCCTGCGCGCGATGATCGACCGCGACGATCCGGACAAGGTGCTCGAGACGATCTTCGCCTCGGGCAACCCTGACGCAAAGGAGTGA
- a CDS encoding ribonuclease T2 gives MFHSRLQSFSRLMISLTFAAVLMSLAGAAMAQDKRQNAPGEFDFYVLSLSWSPSFCEETAERGRGGGRSQMQCDGRPYSFVVHGLWPQYENGFPEYCQRPAPRLNRSIVSSMLDLMPAPGLIFNEWDKHGTCSGLTDRNYFETIRKARAAIKIPAEYLDLSQTKTVAPAEVEEAFIKANPGLSNAAVSVTCNRTRLSEVRICLSKDLQFRACEEIERRACRRDQVTMPPIRGG, from the coding sequence ATGTTTCATTCCAGATTGCAGTCGTTTTCCCGCTTGATGATCTCGCTCACGTTTGCCGCCGTGCTGATGTCGCTCGCCGGCGCTGCGATGGCGCAGGACAAGCGGCAGAATGCACCCGGCGAATTCGATTTCTACGTCCTGTCGCTGTCATGGTCGCCATCCTTCTGCGAAGAGACCGCAGAGCGCGGCCGCGGCGGCGGACGCTCCCAGATGCAATGCGACGGGCGGCCCTATTCCTTCGTGGTGCATGGGCTCTGGCCGCAATATGAGAACGGCTTCCCGGAATACTGCCAACGGCCGGCGCCGCGGCTGAATCGCAGCATCGTCTCTTCGATGCTGGACCTGATGCCGGCGCCGGGCCTGATCTTCAACGAGTGGGACAAGCACGGCACCTGCTCTGGGCTCACCGACCGCAATTATTTCGAGACGATCCGGAAAGCACGCGCTGCAATCAAGATTCCGGCCGAATATCTCGACCTGTCGCAGACCAAGACCGTGGCGCCGGCCGAGGTCGAGGAAGCCTTCATCAAGGCCAATCCGGGCCTGAGCAATGCGGCCGTTTCGGTCACCTGTAACCGGACACGGCTGTCCGAGGTCCGCATCTGCCTCAGCAAGGATCTGCAATTCCGGGCCTGCGAGGAGATCGAACGCCGCGCCTGCCGCCGCGACCAGGTCACCATGCCGCCGATCCGGGGCGGTTAG
- a CDS encoding response regulator transcription factor: protein MNVPLAATLARPPARPADDAPHLLLVDDDRRIRDLLSRFLAGEGYRVTTAASASDARAKLMGLHFDLLILDVMMPGETGFDLARFIRQSSSVPIVMLTARHEAEARIEGLQIGADDYVAKPFEPRELALRIINILKRAAPPPQAATVEKIAFGPYVFHLDRGELRQGEEVIHLTDREREMLRILSETPGETVPRSALTGNGSVNERAVDVQINRLRRKIETDPANPLFLQAVRGIGYRLVATP from the coding sequence GTGAACGTGCCGCTCGCTGCCACTCTCGCACGTCCGCCGGCGCGCCCGGCCGACGATGCCCCGCATCTCCTCTTGGTCGACGACGACCGCCGCATCCGCGATCTCTTGTCGCGCTTTCTCGCCGGCGAAGGCTACCGCGTCACCACCGCCGCGAGCGCGTCGGACGCCCGCGCAAAGCTCATGGGACTGCATTTCGACCTGTTGATCCTCGACGTCATGATGCCCGGCGAGACTGGCTTCGACCTCGCCCGCTTCATCCGCCAGTCCTCGTCGGTGCCGATCGTGATGCTGACGGCGCGGCACGAGGCGGAAGCTCGGATCGAGGGTCTTCAGATCGGCGCCGACGACTACGTGGCAAAGCCGTTCGAGCCGCGCGAGCTCGCGCTGCGCATCATCAACATTCTCAAGCGTGCCGCACCGCCGCCGCAGGCCGCGACGGTCGAGAAGATCGCGTTCGGGCCATACGTCTTCCACCTCGATCGCGGCGAATTGCGTCAGGGCGAAGAGGTCATTCACCTGACCGACCGCGAGCGCGAGATGCTGCGGATCCTCTCGGAGACCCCCGGTGAAACCGTGCCGCGCAGCGCGCTGACCGGAAACGGCAGCGTCAACGAGCGCGCCGTCGACGTGCAGATCAATCGCCTACGGCGCAAGATCGAGACCGACCCCGCCAATCCGCTGTTCCTCCAGGCGGTGCGCGGCATCGGCTACCGGCTGGTGGCGACGCCGTAA